A section of the Carya illinoinensis cultivar Pawnee chromosome 12, C.illinoinensisPawnee_v1, whole genome shotgun sequence genome encodes:
- the LOC122289819 gene encoding WPP domain-interacting protein 2-like — protein sequence MIVLVLDLDLDIAGFGGGDDCERTRILDMDLSHLTRECSVLESGEDNEVAQHRIPHDDGREIKNNGTYPNDVGKFVSTENSGANTSMGEDTKEEVVQSAEGGTSPPPNATSPGGSSPGGRKRYGLKKWRRIKRESVSYASARVHTSKILKRGLSGSGNPTKAQYLPLEIKQNSEGSVGSANLLTTIGFADGFVKQSSLDSSLAVSAFAVGADSENSGDRTSKSLTETGPKGRYDLGCVQEKNRTKNVGGKILGNSAQEVHQAKQWTEGSKKPRGERVKLEKEDSLSSMESDSRSSNVVFMQGAFNATSNGKQTGRSVDYDGENSDEAHTSEEQFSEEVHTGYNEENVGEFKDLSLDDLAENLSWQVKEEKSENHQPSTDRDPLVDSLFSLQSVQEALEKEVHKLKDIGKEPTSPHDRSTTGRCMPADFTTTDSETYMPSSPDRLGSVKIRQTALTSLESQVLSLMKDLRFLESKLEETGAMLEAKDLRIVELEATISRSKSPREESSTSIGIQDEKCRETEIELESLFKQKIEAEVEHLAIIRTVQKMKDAAAEQVSKEHSFVAGKQAQVQNKLGEAQSKAMMLEKQPEVETYCGDRVGAKEVLKLQRACKLTSCFLIQLIFLVMVVWYFVLQSSPPPGGVVVVVVPT from the exons ATGATAGTTCTTGTTCTTGATCTTGATCTTGATATCGCTggttttggtgggggtgatgACTGTGAGAGAACCAGGATTTTGGATATGGATTTGAGTCATTTGACGAGGGAATGTTCGGTTCTTGAATCGGGGGAAGACAATGAAGTAGCCCAACATAGAATTCCACATGATGATGGCCGCGAGATAAAGAATAATGGGACTTATCCTAATGATGTTGGTAAGTTTGTTTCCACTGAAAACTCTGGTGCCAATACATCGATGGGGGAGGATACAAAAGAAGAGGTTGTTCAAAGTGCAGAAGGGGGGACTTCACCTCCGCCGAATGCCACATCTCCTGGTGGGAGTTCACCTGGGGGTAGAAAGAGATATGGCTTGAAGAAATGGAGGAGAATTAAGAGAGAATCTGTTAGCTATGCAAGTGCACGTGTACATACTAGTAAAATTTTGAAGCGGGGTTTGTCCGGTTCTGGGAATCCAACTAAAGCTCAGTATTTGCCCCTTGAGATCAAGCAAAATAGTGAGGGTTCAGTAGGATCTGCAAATTTATTGACAACTATAGGATTTGCTGATGGTTTTGTAAAGCAGTCTAGTTTGGATTCTAGCCTTGCAGTGTCTGCTTTTGCCGTGGGTGCTGATTCTGAGAACAGTGGAGATCGGACTAGCAAGTCTTTAACAGAAACTGGTCCAAAGGGAAGGTATGATCTGGGTTGTGTGCAAGAGAAGAACAGGACAAAGAATGTTGGTGGGAAGATTTTGGGTAATTCAGCTCAAGAGGTTCATCAGGCAAAGCAATGGACTGAAGGCAGTAAGAAGCCTCGAGGAGAAAGAGTCAAACTCGAGAAGGAAGACTCTCTTTCCAGCATGGAATCTGACTCAAGAAGCTCCAATGTTGTCTTCATGCAGGGTGCTTTTAATGCAACTAGTAATGGAAAGCAAACTGGAAGGTCAGTGGATTATGATGGTGAGAATAGTGATGAGGCTCACACAAGTGAGGAGCAGTTCAGCGAGGAAGTTCATACCGGTTACAACGAAGAGAATGTGGGAGAGTTCAAAGATCTTTCACTAGATGATTTAGCTGAAAACTTGTCTTGGCAAGTTAAGGAAGAAAAAAGTGAGAACCATCAACCCTCAACAGATCGGGATCCTTTGGTTGATTCTCTATTTAGCCTCCAGTCTGTGCAAGAAGCACTGGAAAAAG AAGTTCATAAGCTAAAGGATATCGGAAAGGAACCGACATCACCACATGACAGATCAACTACTGGTCGATGTATGCCAGCAGATTTCACTACTACTGATTCAGAGACCTACATGCCAAGCTCACCTGACCGGCTGGGATCTGTAAAGATTAGACAAACTGCTTTGACTTCCTTGGAATCCCAAGTATTAAGCTTGATGAaggatttgagatttttggaGAGCAAATTGGAGGAGACGGGGGCCATGCTTGAGGCAAAGGACTTGAGGATTGTTGAACTTGAGGCCACAATAAGCAGGAGCAAGTCACCAAGGGAAGAATCAAGCACATCCATAGGGATACAGGATGAAAAATGTAGAGAGACAGAGATTGAGCTTGAGAGTCTCTTCAAGCAAAAGATTGAAGCTGAGGTTGAGCACCTGGCAATAATAAGGACGGTACAGAAAATGAAGGATGCTGCAGCTGAACAAGTCTCAAAGGAACACAGTTTTGTGGCTGGGAAGCAAGCACAGGTTCAGAACAAACTTGGAGAGGCACAAAGCAAGGCCATGATGCTGGAGAAACAGCCAGAGGTGGAGACGTACTGTGGGGATAGAGTTGGGGCTAAAGAGGTTTTAAAG